The following coding sequences lie in one Nitrospinota bacterium genomic window:
- a CDS encoding cytochrome b/b6 domain-containing protein, whose protein sequence is MAINGSSIRRMLFYIIPFFFLSIHAGASAEEICLGCHADAELEMEREGAAVSLHVDEDVYLKSVHGDMECGDCHIGYDPEDIPHAKISKTVDCGACHADAVEEYESSAHNAARSHGANESPSCVNCHGKHDILPSRDSNSASYRLNIPVLCGKCHSEKGEATRSNGRGDLAVFFDYSTSVHGRGVAEKGLLPSAICSDCHQGHKVLKVDNPDSPVNRRNVSATCGTCHRGMLDRYMKGVHYSADEREMAKLPTCADCHSAHHITEVDKNLFMREVTHQCGTCHADLSETYLQTIHGKAYQLGYDKVARCSDCHDPHLALMVSNPDSSVGENNRLNTCRKCHPDATAGFAEYLTHATHTDREKYPALYYTYIAMTSLLVGVFAFFGIHTILWLPTALRERKKFRDIDKGDAPERYVIRFNLAERMTHLFVVLSFLLLALTGMMLKFSSMQWALVASKLMGGVEVAGAIHRFCAIITFGYFVYHFYYLLNKKRSSGRGWKYFLFEGDTLVPALSDLKDFMANIKWFLGLGPRPKFGRWTYWEKFDYLAVFWGVPVIGISGLVLWFPEFFGAFFPGWAINVAMIIHSDEALLAVGFIFTIHFFNTHLRPEAFPMDKVIFSGVVPEEKYREEREREYEELSASGKLEERVVTEGYRDWDGYIYAFGGIFLGTGIVLVLLIIYSMLFG, encoded by the coding sequence ATGGCAATAAACGGTTCTTCAATACGCCGGATGCTCTTCTACATTATTCCGTTCTTTTTTTTATCCATCCATGCTGGGGCGTCGGCGGAGGAGATCTGTCTTGGATGCCACGCCGATGCCGAACTGGAAATGGAGAGAGAAGGTGCGGCTGTCTCCCTGCATGTCGATGAAGATGTCTATTTAAAATCGGTCCATGGCGACATGGAGTGCGGCGACTGCCATATCGGTTATGACCCCGAAGATATACCTCATGCCAAGATATCAAAAACTGTCGACTGCGGCGCCTGCCATGCCGACGCGGTAGAGGAGTACGAATCAAGCGCGCATAACGCGGCGAGAAGCCACGGAGCGAATGAATCTCCCTCGTGCGTCAATTGCCACGGCAAGCATGACATCCTCCCCTCCAGGGATTCGAATTCGGCAAGTTACAGGCTTAACATCCCGGTGCTTTGCGGAAAGTGCCACAGCGAAAAGGGGGAGGCGACAAGGTCGAACGGAAGGGGAGATCTGGCGGTTTTCTTTGACTACTCTACCAGCGTTCACGGGAGAGGGGTTGCCGAAAAGGGGCTCCTGCCGTCGGCCATCTGCTCCGACTGCCACCAGGGGCACAAGGTGCTGAAGGTCGACAATCCCGATTCACCCGTGAACAGACGGAACGTGTCGGCAACATGCGGGACGTGCCATCGAGGAATGCTCGACAGGTACATGAAAGGGGTTCACTATTCGGCGGATGAACGGGAGATGGCAAAACTGCCGACATGCGCCGACTGCCACTCCGCTCACCACATAACCGAAGTCGACAAGAACCTGTTCATGCGCGAGGTGACGCACCAGTGCGGAACATGCCACGCGGATCTTTCGGAAACCTATCTTCAGACCATACATGGCAAGGCATATCAGCTCGGTTACGACAAGGTTGCCCGCTGTTCGGACTGCCACGACCCCCATCTTGCATTGATGGTATCGAATCCCGATTCATCCGTAGGGGAGAATAACCGGCTGAATACCTGCCGGAAGTGCCACCCCGATGCTACTGCAGGTTTCGCCGAGTACCTCACGCACGCGACGCACACCGACAGGGAGAAATACCCGGCGCTATATTACACATACATCGCCATGACGTCGCTTCTTGTCGGGGTGTTCGCCTTTTTCGGGATACATACCATCTTGTGGCTCCCTACAGCTCTAAGGGAGAGGAAAAAATTCAGGGATATCGACAAGGGGGACGCGCCGGAGCGGTACGTTATCCGCTTCAACCTTGCCGAGAGGATGACGCATCTTTTTGTAGTGCTGAGTTTTCTCCTGCTGGCGCTTACCGGGATGATGCTTAAATTCTCCTCGATGCAGTGGGCGCTGGTTGCATCTAAACTGATGGGTGGGGTGGAAGTGGCCGGAGCGATTCACAGATTCTGCGCCATAATCACATTCGGATATTTCGTTTACCATTTTTACTATCTTCTGAATAAAAAGCGGAGTAGCGGCAGAGGGTGGAAATATTTCCTTTTTGAAGGGGACACACTCGTGCCGGCGCTCAGTGATCTGAAGGATTTCATGGCGAATATCAAATGGTTCCTCGGCCTCGGCCCGCGCCCGAAATTCGGAAGGTGGACATACTGGGAGAAGTTCGATTATCTCGCGGTTTTCTGGGGTGTGCCGGTTATCGGCATCTCAGGGCTTGTCCTCTGGTTCCCGGAATTCTTCGGCGCGTTCTTCCCGGGATGGGCGATAAACGTCGCGATGATAATCCACAGCGATGAGGCGCTCCTGGCCGTGGGCTTCATCTTCACGATACATTTTTTCAATACCCACCTGAGGCCGGAAGCGTTCCCGATGGACAAGGTGATCTTTTCAGGCGTAGTGCCGGAGGAGAAGTACAGGGAGGAGCGCGAGCGCGAATATGAAGAGCTTTCCGCGAGCGGGAAACTGGAAGAGCGCGTCGTGACCGAAGGGTACCGGGATTGGGACGGCTATATATACGCTTTCGGCGGCATATTCCTCGGCACCGGCATCGTCCTTGTCCTGCTGATCATCTACTCGATGCTGTTCGGGTAA
- a CDS encoding cyclic nucleotide-binding domain-containing protein codes for MERKNFKAGQWIITEGDTPAYFIYKLYKGKVSYHENGNMIREIDMKNGDKPIYLGFTSALREDRIHSASIKAETDIETEVFSVDAIKGALKHDIPSNMKDDIESMIEVIVLENHIRSLKRMARDIPVIPEDRMQIPRGLTPEVAELVSELIDVYKHNVPHVSLNE; via the coding sequence ATGGAAAGGAAAAATTTCAAGGCTGGGCAGTGGATAATCACCGAAGGGGATACCCCTGCATATTTCATCTACAAACTTTACAAGGGGAAGGTCTCTTACCACGAGAACGGGAACATGATAAGAGAGATCGATATGAAGAACGGCGATAAGCCGATCTATCTTGGGTTCACATCCGCGCTGAGGGAAGATAGAATACACAGCGCGTCCATCAAGGCCGAAACCGATATCGAAACCGAGGTCTTCTCCGTGGATGCCATCAAAGGGGCATTGAAGCACGACATCCCTTCAAACATGAAGGACGACATTGAAAGCATGATAGAGGTGATCGTTCTTGAAAACCACATAAGGAGCCTCAAAAGAATGGCGAGGGACATCCCCGTTATCCCCGAAGACAGGATGCAAATACCAAGAGGGCTTACGCCTGAAGTTGCCGAGCTTGTCTCCGAGCTGATAGACGTTTACAAACATAACGTCCCTCACGTCTCGCTGAACGAGTAG
- a CDS encoding NapC/NirT family cytochrome c — protein MSDNVKKYSLIAIAVAVALTIIISISAIYTSQSGFCTSCHYMQTFYDSWKTSKHADIECIQCHFAPGLKNKIRGKMEGLVQIVKYVSLAYKKSKPWAEIPDESCLREGCHETRLLEGEVEFLEGIVFDHKHHLTELRRGKKLRCTSCHSQIVQGEHISVTESTCFICHFKNAEDTGEKLSECTTCHSRKIMLEKSRDGVLKYDHTQIIEKKLGCTDCHSGTIVGDAPVYRQSCFTCHWEAERLEQFENTTLMHEQHIAVHKIECLNCHMAIDHRISKKDIQTRAECLTCHPTHHDAKKALFSGTGGKNAKEHPSKMFEIGLNCRGCHIFHGDVASGKGDEATFVAREKSCDACHEPGLGKLLAEWEKSTGKKMAQLKKIMNTLRVDVKASKMDRDKTAKAEELLADAQYNMDMVENGKSLHNIRYANDLLASSFEMQKEAATLIGSNYTLPSIVTGDMQKMECLTCHFDIKQQKPSFAGLTFSHKNHLERGRVCTDCHSANGRHGNLKITKPECADCHHRETVKKGCPDCHQLQTEIYGGLWKFSDGQANLMGDAVECEGCHGELVDIARPQKEICLDCHDPGYEAMMTEWQDTVAELITEISLKLDFLRAENPDILEMSEIKEVEEFLNDIKSDGSRGVHNPLAIDQAGSAYMEQLDKVVTPLGYKKE, from the coding sequence TTGAGTGACAATGTAAAAAAGTACTCTCTTATAGCGATTGCAGTCGCGGTCGCTCTGACAATAATAATCTCCATTTCCGCGATCTATACGTCGCAATCCGGCTTTTGCACCTCCTGCCACTACATGCAGACGTTTTACGACAGCTGGAAAACATCCAAACACGCCGATATTGAGTGCATTCAGTGCCACTTCGCCCCCGGCCTGAAGAACAAGATACGGGGGAAAATGGAAGGGCTTGTCCAGATAGTGAAATACGTAAGCCTGGCCTATAAAAAATCGAAACCCTGGGCGGAGATACCTGATGAGAGCTGCCTGAGGGAAGGGTGCCACGAAACCCGGCTCCTCGAAGGGGAGGTTGAGTTCCTCGAAGGGATAGTATTCGACCACAAGCATCACCTTACAGAACTGAGGAGAGGGAAGAAGCTGAGATGCACGTCGTGCCATTCACAGATAGTGCAGGGGGAACACATATCGGTGACCGAAAGCACATGCTTCATCTGCCACTTCAAGAATGCCGAAGACACCGGCGAGAAACTTTCCGAATGCACCACCTGCCATTCAAGGAAAATCATGCTGGAGAAATCGCGCGACGGTGTGCTGAAATACGATCATACCCAGATTATCGAGAAAAAACTGGGGTGCACGGATTGCCATTCCGGCACGATAGTGGGTGACGCGCCTGTTTACAGGCAGAGCTGTTTCACCTGCCACTGGGAGGCCGAAAGGCTGGAGCAGTTCGAAAATACCACGCTGATGCATGAACAGCATATCGCAGTTCATAAGATCGAATGCCTCAATTGCCATATGGCTATCGACCACCGGATAAGCAAAAAGGATATCCAGACAAGAGCGGAATGCCTCACCTGCCATCCGACGCACCACGACGCCAAAAAAGCGCTCTTCTCTGGCACCGGAGGCAAAAACGCAAAGGAGCACCCCAGCAAGATGTTTGAAATAGGCCTCAACTGCCGCGGATGCCACATTTTTCACGGAGACGTCGCTAGCGGAAAAGGGGACGAGGCTACTTTCGTCGCAAGAGAGAAATCGTGCGACGCCTGCCACGAGCCCGGGCTTGGAAAGCTCCTTGCCGAATGGGAGAAATCTACCGGCAAAAAGATGGCCCAGCTGAAAAAGATAATGAACACCCTGAGGGTGGACGTCAAAGCATCGAAAATGGACAGGGATAAAACTGCAAAGGCGGAAGAACTGCTTGCCGACGCCCAGTACAACATGGACATGGTGGAAAACGGGAAGAGCCTGCATAACATACGCTACGCAAACGACCTCCTGGCATCTTCGTTCGAAATGCAGAAGGAGGCGGCAACGCTTATCGGCTCAAACTACACGCTCCCCTCCATCGTCACCGGGGATATGCAAAAGATGGAATGCCTAACCTGCCATTTCGATATCAAACAGCAGAAGCCGTCGTTCGCCGGCCTCACATTCAGCCACAAGAACCATCTTGAGAGGGGGCGCGTCTGCACCGATTGCCACTCCGCCAACGGCAGGCATGGCAACCTGAAGATAACCAAGCCGGAATGTGCCGATTGCCATCACAGGGAGACAGTGAAAAAAGGGTGTCCCGACTGCCATCAGCTTCAAACTGAAATCTATGGCGGGCTATGGAAGTTTTCCGATGGGCAGGCAAATCTGATGGGAGACGCGGTTGAATGCGAAGGGTGTCATGGAGAACTGGTCGACATCGCAAGGCCCCAAAAGGAGATATGTCTCGACTGCCACGATCCCGGTTACGAGGCGATGATGACCGAATGGCAGGATACGGTTGCGGAACTTATCACCGAGATAAGCCTGAAACTCGATTTCCTGAGAGCGGAAAATCCCGATATTTTGGAGATGTCCGAAATTAAGGAAGTCGAAGAATTTCTCAATGATATAAAAAGCGACGGAAGCAGAGGGGTTCATAATCCCCTTGCCATCGATCAGGCGGGTTCGGCATACATGGAACAGCTCGACAAGGTGGTCACCCCGCTTGGCTACAAAAAGGAGTAA
- a CDS encoding Mrp/NBP35 family ATP-binding protein, translating into MKEKIFAALKNVKYPGFEQDIMTLDIVEEFSLSGDLVKIRLKPIHADEEFKAALVKNIEDALVALNLKVEATFGSTSHEPPRKEPPPKKDIPGVKKIIPVASGKGGVGKSTVSANLAIALAKEGYKVGLLDLDVYGPSVPIMLGIEGLQNQGNDGKLRPVDKYGIRTMSIGFLLEKDKALIWRGPLIGKIIKQFFYDVDWGELDYLLLDLPPGTGDVQITLIQSLPIYGAVVVTTPQNVALADVEKAINMFNQTDSRILGIIENMSGFLCPHCEKESHIFGHGGGKKESERFDLPLLGEIPLEGKITETGDSGEPIALGDGKISDLFRDIARNLAKG; encoded by the coding sequence ATGAAAGAGAAAATATTTGCCGCGCTTAAAAACGTAAAATATCCCGGATTCGAGCAGGACATAATGACCCTCGACATCGTGGAGGAGTTCTCCCTCTCCGGCGACCTGGTAAAGATCAGGTTGAAACCTATCCATGCCGACGAGGAGTTCAAGGCGGCGCTTGTAAAAAATATCGAAGACGCTCTTGTGGCGCTCAACCTGAAAGTGGAAGCGACCTTCGGAAGCACGTCGCATGAGCCGCCGCGCAAAGAGCCACCACCCAAGAAGGATATCCCCGGCGTAAAGAAGATCATCCCGGTAGCGAGCGGAAAAGGGGGCGTAGGGAAATCCACCGTCAGCGCAAACCTCGCCATCGCGCTTGCAAAAGAGGGGTACAAGGTCGGCCTCCTTGATCTGGACGTTTACGGCCCGTCGGTGCCGATAATGCTCGGAATAGAAGGGCTCCAAAACCAGGGGAACGACGGCAAACTGCGCCCTGTCGACAAATACGGAATAAGAACGATGTCGATCGGCTTTCTCCTCGAGAAAGACAAGGCGCTAATCTGGCGCGGACCGTTAATTGGAAAAATCATTAAACAGTTCTTTTACGACGTTGACTGGGGCGAGCTTGATTACCTCCTCCTTGACCTCCCTCCGGGAACGGGCGACGTGCAGATAACGCTTATACAGTCGTTGCCTATTTACGGCGCGGTAGTGGTAACAACTCCGCAGAACGTGGCGCTTGCCGACGTTGAAAAAGCCATCAACATGTTCAACCAGACCGACTCAAGGATACTTGGGATAATCGAGAACATGTCCGGATTCCTCTGCCCGCACTGCGAAAAGGAATCGCACATATTCGGTCACGGCGGAGGCAAAAAGGAATCGGAGAGGTTCGATCTCCCGCTCCTCGGCGAAATACCGCTTGAGGGGAAGATCACCGAAACAGGCGACAGCGGAGAACCTATCGCGCTTGGCGACGGAAAGATCTCCGACCTCTTCCGCGACATCGCAAGGAACCTCGCAAAGGGGTAG
- a CDS encoding NifU family protein, with translation MREAVEKALDEIRPMLKNDGGNVELVDVNSDGVVLVRLQGACSGCPSSTMTLKQGIERVVMERVPGVKAVQAIG, from the coding sequence ATGAGAGAAGCAGTGGAAAAAGCGCTTGATGAAATTCGCCCGATGTTGAAAAACGACGGCGGGAATGTTGAGTTGGTTGACGTAAACAGCGACGGCGTAGTCCTTGTACGCCTGCAGGGAGCATGTTCGGGATGCCCAAGCTCCACAATGACCCTGAAGCAGGGTATTGAAAGGGTAGTCATGGAGAGAGTCCCCGGCGTAAAAGCCGTTCAGGCGATAGGATAG